TCCTTGCAGGTGTTGGTGTAAAAGGGCTGGGCAATGCCGTTCTTGTCCCCCTTTACGGGATCACCGGTGCTGCCGTGGCAAGTCTCGCAGGCTTTACACTCATGGCCGTCGCCGTTCTCGTTCAGCTGATCCGCTCGTCCAGGCTGCCGGCAATCCCGCGGGTCTTTACGGGCAAACTGCTTATAGCCCTCGGGCTGATGGGCGTGGCAGCGCGGATCGCAGGCGCGGCTGCGGGCCTGCTTCCGGTGGACGGCGTGAGGCTCACGGCAACGCTCGAAGCCCTCACGGGTGCCGGGGCGGGTGCCGTCGTCTTTCTCTTTGTCATCCGGGCCCTTCGGCTGTTTGACGCCGACACGTGGCACGGCCTCCCGCTGATCGGTTCGCGGCTGCCTTATCCACACGACTGATCCGAATACAGATAGATAAAGGAGCATACTTATGGGAACGATACGAATTTTGGGCCTTGGCGCAGGTGATCTCGATCAGCTGAGTCTTGGTGTCTACAGAGAAATCAGGCAGGCGGAGCAACTGTTTGTCCGCACAGCCCGTCACCCGCTCATTGCGGCCCTCGAAGACGAAGGCGTCTCCTTTGAGAGCTTTGACACAATTTACGAGACAGAATCCGCCTTTTCCGATGTTTATGCCCGCATTGCCGGGGCGCTTCTTGAAAAAGCGGAAGCCACGGAAGCGACGATCTTCTATGCTGTTCCGGGTCATCCCCTCGTCGCGGAAGAAACCGTACAGCGCCTTCTCCGTCAGGAACAGGTGCCGGTTTCGATCGCCGGAGGGGGGAGTTTTCTCGATGCGATGTTCACGACGCTCAACATCGATCCGATTGAAGGTTTTCAGCTCCTTGACGGCCTCAGTATGGAGCCGTCGGATCTGATGCTCAAGGGGCATACGGTCATCGGTCAGGTGTATGACAGCCTCAGTGCATCAGAGGTGAAGCTGAAGCTGATGGAGCGACTGCCCGATGACTTTGACGTCACCATCGTTGACGCTGCAGGAACGGACAGGGAGTCGGTCACCGTCGTCCCTCTCTACGAACTCGACAGATCCGTGACAACTTCAAATCTGACGGCAGTCTATGTGCCGCCGGCAGAGGAGGAGGCGATTCACTACAGAACGTTCGACACTCTGCGCGGCGTGATCCGCACGCTCCGTGGCCCCGACGGTTGTCCGTGGGACAGAGAACAGACCCACGAAAGTCTGAAGCGGTATATGATCGAAGAAGCCTATGAGCTTCTTGAAGCCATCGATGAAGAGGACGACGATCACATCGCAGATGAGCTGGGGGATGTCCTTTTGCAGGTGATGCTGCACGCTCAGATCGGTGAAGATAACGGCTATTTTTCCATCGACGATGTCATTGGCAACCTCTCGGAAAAAATGGTTCGCCGTCATCCCCATGTCTTTTCGGACACGAGCGTCTCCGGTGCCGATCAGGTCGTGACGAACTGGGAAGCGATCAAAGCAGAGGAGAAAGGCCATGAAGACCGGCACTCGATGCTCGACGGGATTCCGAAGGGATTGCCTGGTCTGATGACCGCAGCCAAGCTTCAGAAAAAAGCCGGCAAAGTCGGGTTTGACTGGGGTGAGGAAGGTCCGATGTGGGAAAAGCTGTTTGAAGAGATCCATGAATGGGCACAGGAAGTGCACACCGGCACACCGGACCGTTCGATGAAGGAATTTGGAGATGTGCTCTTTGCGTTTGTCAACATCGCGCGATTCCATCAGATTGATCCTGAAGAAGCGCTCAGGCAGACGAATGAGAAGTTCCGCCGGCGGTTTCAGCATGTGGAAAGCCGGGTGGAGGAGTCGGGCCTTGACTGGTCAGCCTTCTCCCTCGAAGCGCTGGACCGCTGGTGGGAGGAAGCAAAAGATAAAGGTTTGTAAATCAGAGGAGGGTATACATGATGCGACTGGATAAATTCTTAAAAGTGTCACGGCTGATTAAACGCAGAACGATGGCCAAGGAAGTGGCCGATCAGGGGCGCGTGTCCATAAACGGACAGAAAGCGAAGGCGTCGAGTACGGTACAGGAAGGGGACGAACTGAAGGTCGAATTCGGCCAGAAGATCGTCACCCTGACCGTCGACCGGCTCAAAGAAGCGGTCAAAAAAGATGAGGCACAGACGATGTATACGATTGTATCCGAAGAGCGGAAACAGGGTGAAGCGTGAAGATTTCGTAAACGATTGCAAACGGCGTTGCAATTGGAAAAAGAATCCTGTATGATGGTCATATGATGCAATACGTGACAATTTTTGAAGGGGGGCTTGGAACATGGCTGCAGATGGGAAGGAACGGCTCAAACAGTTAACAGAGGAAGTTGAGCGTAAACACCGGATGTACGAGGAAGCGCTCAGGAAAAAAAGGCGTGGCCTGATGCGCCGGCTGTCGGTCTTTGGGGTCGTTATGCTGCTTATGACGGGTGTTTCGGTATTTACCATCATCCACCAGAACAGTCAGGTGACCGAACAGGAAGAGCTGATCAGCAGTCTCAAAGAAGAACAGGATGTCCTGCAGGAGGAAGAACGCCGCCTTGGCCGTGAAATCGAATCGCTCCATGATCCGGCTTACATAGCGGAAATCGCCCGACGGGATTTCTTTTTGACGAAACCGGGCGAGATCCTGTTCCAAGTCCCCCGTGAAGGGCAAAGTGACGATTGACACCGGTTTTACGGGGTCGGTATAATGGGTTCATAATGTTGATGATAGTCTGAAGGAGGAGCATGACGTCCATGTCCATCGAAATAGGCAGTAAGGTTGAAGGAAAAATCACAGGTATCACCCATTTTGGGGCGTTTGTTGAGCTTCCCGGCAAAAAGACGGGACTCGTGCACATCAGTGAAGTGGCAGACGGCTACGTCGAGAACATCAAGGATGTGCTGACCGTTGGGGATACGGTCACGGTGAAGGTGTTGAAGATTGCCGATGACGGGAAGATCGCCCTGTCCATCCGTAAAGCCGCAGAGAAACCTGCCGGAGAAAAACCGCGGAGACGTCCACCGGGCAAGCCTTCTGGCGGAGATCGCAGACAGGAAGGAACCAAAGGCTCCTTTGAAGATAAAATGAGCCGGTTCCTTAAGGACAGCGAAGAGCGGTTATCCACATTGCGGAAACAGACGGACTCCAAGCGCGGAGGACGAAGTACAAAGCGCTGAAGACTGTCGGCTCCGGAACACGATCGGATTGCAGATGCAGAACCCACCGCTTCAATGAGGATTTCACTTGTTGCAGCGGTTTTTTATTTGTGTCATCCCTGTTATTGAGGCAGGGACGTGTATTTCCCGGGAAATAACCCGGTATGTCAGGAGGGGTCACGATGTCGGAACGGGCGGATGAAATGATGGATATATGCCTCTTGGCCGGTGAGATCATGCTGAGCTACGGCGCAGAAACATACCGCGTGGAAGAGACCCTCGAGCGGATGTCCGTGGCGGCCGGCTTCGCCAATGTCCACTGCTTTGCGACGACGACGGGCATTTTCCTCTCCTTTGAGGAGAAAAAGGGGAACGGTGACCTGATGCAGATGGTCCGTATTGATAACCGGATGCAGGATTTAAACAAAGTGATGGAGGTCAACCAGGTGTCCCGGGAGTTTACCTCCGGGGACTTGACGATTCCTGAGGCCCACGAGCGGCTGAAGGAAATCTATCATGCACCGGTGCTC
This genomic window from [Bacillus] selenitireducens MLS10 contains:
- a CDS encoding S1 domain-containing RNA-binding protein, coding for MSIEIGSKVEGKITGITHFGAFVELPGKKTGLVHISEVADGYVENIKDVLTVGDTVTVKVLKIADDGKIALSIRKAAEKPAGEKPRRRPPGKPSGGDRRQEGTKGSFEDKMSRFLKDSEERLSTLRKQTDSKRGGRSTKR
- a CDS encoding FtsB family cell division protein; its protein translation is MAADGKERLKQLTEEVERKHRMYEEALRKKRRGLMRRLSVFGVVMLLMTGVSVFTIIHQNSQVTEQEELISSLKEEQDVLQEEERRLGREIESLHDPAYIAEIARRDFFLTKPGEILFQVPREGQSDD
- a CDS encoding RNA-binding S4 domain-containing protein, coding for MRLDKFLKVSRLIKRRTMAKEVADQGRVSINGQKAKASSTVQEGDELKVEFGQKIVTLTVDRLKEAVKKDEAQTMYTIVSEERKQGEA
- the yabN gene encoding bifunctional methyltransferase/pyrophosphohydrolase YabN, producing the protein MGTIRILGLGAGDLDQLSLGVYREIRQAEQLFVRTARHPLIAALEDEGVSFESFDTIYETESAFSDVYARIAGALLEKAEATEATIFYAVPGHPLVAEETVQRLLRQEQVPVSIAGGGSFLDAMFTTLNIDPIEGFQLLDGLSMEPSDLMLKGHTVIGQVYDSLSASEVKLKLMERLPDDFDVTIVDAAGTDRESVTVVPLYELDRSVTTSNLTAVYVPPAEEEAIHYRTFDTLRGVIRTLRGPDGCPWDREQTHESLKRYMIEEAYELLEAIDEEDDDHIADELGDVLLQVMLHAQIGEDNGYFSIDDVIGNLSEKMVRRHPHVFSDTSVSGADQVVTNWEAIKAEEKGHEDRHSMLDGIPKGLPGLMTAAKLQKKAGKVGFDWGEEGPMWEKLFEEIHEWAQEVHTGTPDRSMKEFGDVLFAFVNIARFHQIDPEEALRQTNEKFRRRFQHVESRVEESGLDWSAFSLEALDRWWEEAKDKGL